A window of Daphnia pulicaria isolate SC F1-1A chromosome 4, SC_F0-13Bv2, whole genome shotgun sequence genomic DNA:
GTGTCCAGGATGACGACACGGTCAGAGACCATCGTCCACGACCCGCACGTCTTTTGCACAaaaatgtcgtcgtcgtctgctcGAGATAAAATAGACAAATTCCTGTTTaagccaaaaacaaaagaaaatagttaGACGACAATGTCTGGTTGGAAATTCTTTTACACAGCGCCCACAAGTCATTAAAAGAAACtcggatattattattttttaatataaaaacTAATACAAAGCAgacaatgttgttgttgtagatgAAAACTTTCTTTCACTTGGCCGTTTTTTCCCAATTGTGGTTTTTTGGGGCATCTGGgcaatttatttttacggGGGTCTTTGGGTACACATTTTCTTTACATGCCTACACtatgtgaagaagaaaaactaataaaaatggAGGCACACACATGATAATGGCCATCAAACGGGCCAacgaacttttcttcttttctcttttagaaaatgtgtttcttttaaaaggaGACACACAAAATTTGAACCGCAAACCTTTAAAAGGAACTCGTGTCCGTCGGCAAGGTTGTGTCTTTTTCTACACACCCAAAAAATCTCGGAAAAGATAATTTCacgccatttttatttcaagccaAAAAGAAGTTCGACCTTCTCCACACTAACCGAACCCAGGCAAAAATGACCACGTGTTGACTAGACAAAAATCGATGGATTTTTGTGCTTACCCCCCACAACCTaccaagaaaaatcaaaatggcagacgaaagaataaaacttacaCGCACAATTTCAACAGAATcacaaatttttctgttttgcctAATGTCCTCTGTGTGTGTTCAACACGAGGACTGcaaaatcacacacacacacacaacacacacactcgagtGTAGAAAAGaaccttacacacacacacacagcagcagcagcagctgctgtttGTCaagaaacttcttcttcttttattcaatttctttttttttttccaattctttttattttattttttccttttttgcgccgcacacacacacacaacacacaaccacGGGAATGGGGGGACTGCACGACCTGAAGGTTCTCTCACGAatgaacttcttcttctacattCGCCGGGGCCGCCaacggctgtgtgtgtgtgtacacgtcTACTGGgttccttttttcattttccccgAGACCGAAaattcttccccttttttttctttgtcgagTTGTTGCCTagcgccaccgccgccacacGAGGTAGCGATGCCCCGCCTacgacgccatctagcggcgaaTTCTACACTCGATCGTCCCCGCCCCCTCAAATCACACCCTCCTTTTTTGTGAATCGAACCACACGGACGCATTTGAATAAAACGACgatcaaaatggaaaaatatgtgaaaaaaacccaaattctccAGCCcccaaaaagtagaagaaaataacGCGGTACGATAGCTTGCAGAATTTAAAGACGAAGACGTCACGGCGTCGTCCATGTTTCTTTTCTAGCCCCACGACAGAAtcctttctctctcacacaaAACCCAAAATGAAAGCCCTGCCAATGGTTTCGCCTCGGTCTCTCACCTCCTTTTTACgacatgtttttatttcttttctcaacaAGGGGAGAGaacctcttcttcttgttggtaGGCCCGACCCATCGCCACAAGTCCTTATGTCTAACGACAGTTTTGTACACAACGAACCTACACGCTTAAATCATCACGGCCTCGTTTTGAGTTGGCTTTTTCTTCCACCATTTTTTCACGAATTACCAAACAAAAGCCGCAAGGCGAagtcgagaaaaaataaaaatgttcaactttttttctttttcctgacCATACCGTCTAGACTGCGGTGTGTAAGACACCACACTTGTAACCGTATGAATTTATGGCCTGTCAAGTTCCACTGtaacgaaaaggaaaaaagggggcgAAATTGCGACATTTGTATACGCTCGACAATAGAATTTGTTGAACGGATTTGTATACATCTTCGAAACTGCACAAAGTTAATCTTGCAACTTATTCCGCCAACGtcagttcctttttttggggaaatttatttagaaaatgGCCGTTACGTCTCGAAATAGACcgagactctttttttctccttttcgccATTATGTGTGAACTACATTCCAGTCATGTTGAATAAGTctcaaaaagatttaaaaaaaaaatgtccaaggaaagaaaaattgacgtGACATTCGAACACGAGACacgtttttattaaattcatttttcgttCGTTTGGCCACAATCTGTAAAACTCACACACGATCATCTCTCGGCCAAAAGTCGAATTGTTGAAAATCCGACAAGTCTGGCGTCGCATCCGACCGTGACTTTTTGTTCTGTGCATAACTAAACGAAATCGACCGACATTTTTCTCgtttccccccaaaaagtgtacatttttttaaaacaaaatctgcaACGATATCGTGTCGTGATCACACACATTTTTCTCTGTTCAAAAAATCGAGACCAGACATTGTGTGTCGGACTTCCGAGCCGTCGATCAATGACTTTTTTCCCAGCAGCCCCAGACCAGACAGATCATCGTCCCTCTCGGGGGCCCCTTTGTCTCGCAATCGCGTCGTCTGCACAATCATCACGTGGTGGTTGGTCCGTCGTCTGCGTCCTAGACATACGAGGGGACCAATGGCggggatgaaaaagaaaatctcacacacacacacgcacaatgTCTGAAACTATTAAAaccactcccccccccctcgtaaACTTGTTCGTTCGGTCGGGTTGGAATCCGCGGATCGTGACACTGTCTAGTACGACACGCGTTCCTTCAACTTTTATTCCGCCACGTATTTTTAAAGCATTGGGGTCTGAGAAAAAACCAGACATTGgttctctctttccttttttttctttctttactaTGTACATTACAACAACGTTGCCGTTGTAAAACCAGACAAGTCTACGatatttcaacttgtttttgttattcacACGCACAgctacacacagaagaattccctcctttttttctttttctttgtctaatttttattattcaatttcGCTGTCGGTTTAGATTTTCCGAGCTGTCTGGAGTGAAGACGACAACTAGCAGACGTCCTTGTTCTGTCTCCGTTTCTCTATCGCCGTAGACTGGCCATCACGCCGatccacacacacgcacacatgtATCAAATAATCATGGCGAAAATGTGTCTGGGTCTGTTGTCCCCGATACACATCACCTTCCTCCTATCTGccggacattttctttttctttctctcggcATAATGAATCATGTACAACTTTCCGTGACATCTGgcgggactctgaaaatttcccccctctttttgACTCTCTTTTGATTGGACGTCgtcaatcaaaacaaaaaggctCACACAATacgataacaacaacaacaacacacggcCAGGAACTTGTCTCTTTTTATGGCACATGTGAAATTTCACACATTGTCTCGCCTCATAATCACcggaaatgaattttgatgGACTGTCCAGGTGAGAGGACAGATAGGGAAAGTTCTCCCATGCACCgaagaatgaaacaaaatccaggacgacgacaacaacaactaccgaCAActtatttttcctctttcttttttagacaCGGATGGATATGATGGATGTTGTCCGGTATCGTGAGTCTAACGGCCATTCATCtcataaaagaacaaaaaataccGGGGGCCTGGATTATCAAGAAAACGTGCAGGAAATGAATCAAACTGTCAacataaccccccccccccttttgttGAGCCTCACCGTCTAAACACTCgaatagaagaagaggatATTGATAAGGAAAAAGACGGGGGTCCGACCGGATGAAAAACTGTTCCACCAGACAATATGGCGTCGTCGAGAcgtgaaaaaaaagtcccaaaaatataaaaatggccaagaattttgtccaaaaaagaaacgggaaaACCGGCGGTGTCaaggggaaataaaaagaaccccggaaaaataaaaaatcaggtTGATGttcagagtttttttttcccgagtcAGACAAGAAGAGAACCAGTCGACGACGGCCGTCCAATATACAAAGAGACGGGCGTAGTCGCGGTTTTATTTTCGGAGCCCTTGCTGCTGGCGGGAGTCTTAAAAAGAGAACCCCGCCAAACAAACTTGaagcaacttcttcttcttcttctactccaCTCTCTCTCTGAGCAGCAGACGGCAgccaaaaaggccaaaaagagACTTGACTTTTTAAGGTGGCCGCCGGCACACTGTGTGTGCACCTCATGGCCATTCGATGCCGCCAACCATGTCTTTTTGGTAGTGTCAAAAAGagctaaaaaagaatagagggaaaagaaaaactgttttgacttcttcttctttctcgcgCATATTTTGtccgctttttcttctttatagtTCTTTAATGGTGACGGAGGAAAAGCTGCTCGAAATAGAATTCACCATCTAACCCGCCCGACGTCCACTCTTCTtgccaacaaataaaataaaaaaggaaaatttacaaacgtCATTTCAAAGTAACTCAAGTGTGCACTGCTACCTCTCAGTCAGTCACACACAAATGTCTCGGCCGTGTATAAGAATAGGGAAGACCGACGCTGACATCTAGCGGTGGTGGTTGACACGCACTTCCCCcggtttaattattatttcgggttaaaaccaaataataatataatgaatgaaaaaaatcgatggtcgaccaaaaagggaaaatgtgttgtttgattattttgtttttccagcaGTACTCAAACTCCGAATCGTTTCTTGTACAAGGCCGGAGGCAAGTGTTTCTCCAGCGCCAAAGGACTGACTTCGACGGCCACCAGTTCGCCGCCAACGTCAAGGGCACCAAAGTAGGCCAGGTGTTTGTATTTCTTCGACATGCCAAAGCAAGAAGACGACGGTCCACTGCCGGCCGCCGTCGAGTTCAATTTCTGTTGCTGGGCTGAGGGCGCCTTGAGCGCGGCGGGTGGAGCGTCCAGGCTGTCCTCCGTTCCCGTATCGAATTTGGTAATCTTGGCATCCGGCTCAGAAAATTCCTATTCCAACCggcgaaagaagaaagaaaaagggataaGAATAATAGAAACTCTCCACTGGCCAGCCGAGGGGTCATGGGGAACTGTTACCAAAGCGGCCATCAACTTGTTTTGCCTTcccaggaaagaaagaaatcaaacaaaagaaagccaAACAACAACCATCGATGACAACATGCCAAAAAGGGTCCCATCTTTACCTTGTTCTTGTCGATCGTGTAGATGACGCTGTCGTCGTGCAGGATGATCACGTCCGGGTGGCGGACGTCGAACGTGATGTGCCGGACGGCGCAGGATCGACTCAGCCACTGGACGGGCAGCTTCTCCGAGAGCTTCTTGGAGAAGGGCGTGTACTGGCGACGGATGACGTCGTACTCGACGATCTTGTGATCGGCGTACGACACCACCAGGAGATGCGACGACGGATGGAAGGCCAGCGCCGTCGGGTGACTCTTGTAGCGTGGCagagtggcgtgcactttgtAGGATTTCAGGTCCAGGATGACGACGTTGCTCGTGTGATCGGCCACGGCGGCCAGTCGACCGTCGGCTGAGCAGTCCATCAAATGGATGCAGTCATCCATCGTGAATTGGCCGCTCTCGCGGCTGAACGTGTGAACCACTTTCATCGATCCCGAGCTGCCAACGTCAACCAACTGGAGCGTCAATTTCGGCGTGGCCAGCAAGAGCCGGGCAGAGAGGTCGGGCTCTGTCGGGTGATGGATGAACATCATCCGGTGGCAGGTGCCGACGTCTTCCGGCGGTACCAACTTTTTGAGTTGCAATGTTCCAGCCGACtgggggagaaaaataaatgaaaaatataaaaagaaagtcgtttttttcacatttttcacgtcaaacggaaaaagaaaaagcaattCGTGAAAGGCCGAAAAATACGGgaccagaaaaaataaataaataaatacctgaatgaaataataaatgtagACGTTGGACTCGGTGGCGTAGGCCACGTAATCGCCACCGGGTGACACGGTAGCGCAGACAATCCATTCGTCATCTTTAGCCTTCAGCTGCAAGAGACGGGCCGGCTCTTGGGATAGTTTCAAAAAAGTATTGGCGCTGAGCTGGTAAACGCTCGGGGCGGCCGCGCCCAGCTGCCACACATCCAGCGACGTCGGGtaacgcagcagcagctgtcGCTTGCCTTGAGCCATCTGCACGCACGGCGCCTGTGTGTTGTAGACGAATCCccaaaagacaacaacaacaacaacaaccgcgaGCCATCATTATTCAAGTccgtttctcatttttttcgatatttttaTACACATACCTGAGGTAAGGGTGGGTATCTATTTAACGCCTTTGGAGGATATGATGAGATGCACAAATAGGCATCCACgccttgaaagaaaaaccaaaaaagaaataaatcatcaaaaaagaaatatgacgGAATTCATTTCGAGATGATTGAACATTATTCTTTTTGCAATTTAAAtacatgattttcttttcaacataCCTCCGGATATTAA
This region includes:
- the LOC124336930 gene encoding U3 small nucleolar RNA-associated protein 4 homolog translates to MNNLPTAFAFISRKMDKNLFKIHSTRFYDVEPKAIHSMAYESNRLALSRSDNSIEIWNLEHSPHIEKLIPGSPEGSIEALVWSKGRLFSTGLHGFVVEYDLVALSPKASYAVTSGSAWCLAVNKAHTHLAAGSEEGYVCLFEIFEEGLMYYKVFDKQEGRILSLSWHSSGDFIVTGSSNAIRVWNVKTGHAVNRLSLGRADSFKETLVWCVCITDDFVIISGDSRGMTSFWNGKLGTLIDEVNAHKADVLCLCLSEDQKTLYSAGVDPVIVLFARVTAGVRNQWIRSVQRAIHTHDVRSLALAGSKLISGGVDAYLCISSYPPKALNRYPPLPQAPCVQMAQGKRQLLLRYPTSLDVWQLGAAAPSVYQLSANTFLKLSQEPARLLQLKAKDDEWIVCATVSPGGDYVAYATESNVYIYYFIQSAGTLQLKKLVPPEDVGTCHRMMFIHHPTEPDLSARLLLATPKLTLQLVDVGSSGSMKVVHTFSRESGQFTMDDCIHLMDCSADGRLAAVADHTSNVVILDLKSYKVHATLPRYKSHPTALAFHPSSHLLVVSYADHKIVEYDVIRRQYTPFSKKLSEKLPVQWLSRSCAVRHITFDVRHPDVIILHDDSVIYTIDKNKEFSEPDAKITKFDTGTEDSLDAPPAALKAPSAQQQKLNSTAAGSGPSSSCFGMSKKYKHLAYFGALDVGGELVAVEVSPLALEKHLPPALYKKRFGV